A section of the Mangifera indica cultivar Alphonso chromosome 12, CATAS_Mindica_2.1, whole genome shotgun sequence genome encodes:
- the LOC123192453 gene encoding uncharacterized protein LOC123192453 isoform X2 — MLRKAIAVCAQNAPWRLIASRCSTSVSSAVDTILLRSLKEHYQEVAKMTLPPKVSPPSPFKIVTGALEGEGPVLKRVYWDEEISISVMRLAHIVGGGDEDDDGINPLFVHVDVSKPSQKDSLHFLCGLYPDALGIHSVSMRPKLENQGFLVVPSKYNGPVFQVLLTVMK, encoded by the exons ATGTTGAGGAAAGCAATAGCTGTTTGTGCACAGAACGCACCCTGGCGGCTGATTGCCAGCCGCTGCTCCACCTCTGTATCCTCCGCCGTGGACACTATCTTGCTCCGCTCTCTCAAAGAACACTACCAGGAAGTCGCCAAAATGACTCTTCCACCG AAGGTGAGTCCTCCTTCACCTTTTAAAATAGTGACGGGGGCGCTGGAAGGCGAAGGACCTGTTCTCAAGAGGGTGTATTGGGATGAAGAGATTAGTATATCTGTGATGCGGTTGGCGCACATTGTGGGAGGTGGTGACGAGGATGATGATGGAATTAATCCGTTATTTGTTCATGTGGATGTTTCAAAGCCCAGCCAGAAGGAttctttacattttctttgtGGGTTGTATCCGGATGCGTTGGGCATTCATTCTGTTTCCATGCGCCCTAAGCTTGAGAATCAGGGTTTTCTTGTTGTTCCCTCTAAGTATAATGGCCCTGTTTTCCA AGTTCTTCTCACTGTTATGAAGTGA
- the LOC123192453 gene encoding uncharacterized protein At2g39795, mitochondrial-like isoform X1, whose translation MLRKAIAVCAQNAPWRLIASRCSTSVSSAVDTILLRSLKEHYQEVAKMTLPPKVSPPSPFKIVTGALEGEGPVLKRVYWDEEISISVMRLAHIVGGGDEDDDGINPLFVHVDVSKPSQKDSLHFLCGLYPDALGIHSVSMRPKLENQGFLVVPSKYNGPVFQDLDERMRNSFHSYIEERGINESLFPFLQTWLYVKENRNLMHWFRTVGTFITEQNLDKGALYLKCSSWLRKMQKSL comes from the exons ATGTTGAGGAAAGCAATAGCTGTTTGTGCACAGAACGCACCCTGGCGGCTGATTGCCAGCCGCTGCTCCACCTCTGTATCCTCCGCCGTGGACACTATCTTGCTCCGCTCTCTCAAAGAACACTACCAGGAAGTCGCCAAAATGACTCTTCCACCG AAGGTGAGTCCTCCTTCACCTTTTAAAATAGTGACGGGGGCGCTGGAAGGCGAAGGACCTGTTCTCAAGAGGGTGTATTGGGATGAAGAGATTAGTATATCTGTGATGCGGTTGGCGCACATTGTGGGAGGTGGTGACGAGGATGATGATGGAATTAATCCGTTATTTGTTCATGTGGATGTTTCAAAGCCCAGCCAGAAGGAttctttacattttctttgtGGGTTGTATCCGGATGCGTTGGGCATTCATTCTGTTTCCATGCGCCCTAAGCTTGAGAATCAGGGTTTTCTTGTTGTTCCCTCTAAGTATAATGGCCCTGTTTTCCA AGATTTGGACGAAAGGATGAGAAACTCATTTCACAGCTACATAGAAGAGCGAGGTATAAATGAGAgtctctttccttttcttcaAACATGGCTTTATGTGAAGGAGAATCGAAATCTGATGCATTGGTTCAGAACAGTGGGCACGTTCATTACAGAACAAAATTTAGATAAAGGTGCATTGTATTTGAAGTGTTCAAGTTGGTTGAGAAAAATgcaaaaatcattataa